A single region of the Silene latifolia isolate original U9 population chromosome 8, ASM4854445v1, whole genome shotgun sequence genome encodes:
- the LOC141595372 gene encoding uncharacterized protein LOC141595372: protein MSSGSFESTSRPLVKCRCGIPAALKTSMTVANTGRRFLACKFYNPETSMRGCNFFKWVDEPMNEMTLLKSEIALQKRLEEMNMQIMKNENKCNELVLEIAHLKENEKRFYCLFKVAFIFVIFLIYKVVM, encoded by the coding sequence ATGTCTTCTGGCAGCTTTGAGTCCACATCCAGGCCACTGGTGAAATGTCGATGCGGTATTCCAGCAGCTTTGAAGACATCAATGACGGTGGCAAATACGGGAAGAAGATTTCTGGCATGTAAGTTCTACAATCCGGAGACGTCAATGCGAGGTTGCAATTTTTTCAAGTGGGTTGATGAGCCCATGAATGAAATGACTTTGTTGAAGTCAGAAATTGCTTTGCAAAAACGATTGGAAGAGATGAATATGCAAATTATGAAGAATGAAAACAAATGTAATGAGCTAGTTTTAGAAATAGCTCATCTTAAGGAAAATGAGAAGAGgttttattgcttatttaaagTTGCTTTTATCTTTGTTATTTTTCTCATTTATAAGGTTGTAATGTAG